From bacterium, a single genomic window includes:
- a CDS encoding STAS domain-containing protein, with protein MNDASEETRVTLDGTLDVSAAKQLRERLSTALDAGCPVVVDASAVDRVDTAALQVLISFSRDAERQEMGVRWADPSDSLCDTAAFLDVSRFLGLPDVPTPVVN; from the coding sequence ATGAATGACGCATCTGAAGAAACACGGGTCACGCTCGACGGAACACTCGATGTCTCTGCGGCCAAACAGCTTCGCGAACGCCTTTCGACCGCACTCGATGCAGGTTGCCCGGTCGTCGTCGATGCATCGGCCGTCGACAGGGTCGATACCGCGGCGCTTCAGGTGCTCATTTCCTTCTCGCGCGATGCGGAGCGGCAGGAAATGGGAGTGCGCTGGGCGGATCCTTCTGACTCTCTTTGCGACACCGCAGCTTTTCTCGATGTATCGCGTTTTCTGGGACTGCCGGACGTGCCAACACCGGTAGTGAACTGA
- a CDS encoding response regulator produces MANVLIVDDSVSMRKLVGGTLEDAGHQVVEAEDGVVALGVAKQKSVDLVITDVNMPNMDGLTLVEELRKLGTYKFTPILVLTTETDPERKSLAKSRGATGWLVKPFDPALLLATMKKVLN; encoded by the coding sequence ATGGCCAACGTGCTTATCGTCGACGACTCAGTTTCCATGCGAAAGCTCGTGGGTGGCACTCTCGAGGATGCCGGCCACCAGGTCGTCGAAGCTGAGGATGGCGTCGTAGCTCTCGGTGTTGCGAAACAAAAGAGTGTCGACCTCGTCATTACAGACGTGAACATGCCGAACATGGACGGTCTTACTCTCGTCGAGGAATTGCGAAAGCTGGGTACCTACAAGTTTACGCCCATCCTTGTCTTGACGACCGAAACGGATCCTGAACGGAAGAGTCTGGCCAAAAGCCGCGGCGCTACAGGTTGGCTCGTCAAGCCTTTCGATCCGGCTCTGCTGCTCGCGACCATGAAAAAGGTTCTCAACTAG